In Salarias fasciatus chromosome 4, fSalaFa1.1, whole genome shotgun sequence, the DNA window CCCCCCCGGCAGAGGAATGAGGGCTAAACCGTGTTTTAACTCTATGGGAAAGATCCAATGCAAAATACCAACCCTCCCCTTCAGAAGTTTCCCCACACAACCACAACACATCTCCAAATAGACCAGTCATGACAAACATGATTcatagtttgtttgttttttaacgcATCAAGTTTATAAATCagtgtatttatattttttttttcaataatgcGTATCTACTACCAGGCTATCTTCATTCCATTATTTGCATATGCTTTCTGTTCCTGAAAGTTTAATGTGCTGTGAAAAGCACACAAAACTCTAACATGACTCAAAGTTCTCAGTTCCACAAGTTCAGTAAACTTAGAATGCAGACTCTGTGTTCCATTTAGGAGTTTCGACACAGCTCTTCAAGAAAGAAGTTGATTTAAACCCAGACTGATGCTGTGTGACAGTGCACGTTCATTTCTGAACAGCCGGAGCTACAGTGGAGAAAAACATCAgcatttaatacatttttattgtacaatATGTTACAGTCACTTTAGGAGTTTAGTTTCAGTGGAGGAAAAGTCGGCCAAAAATCCATGTTATGTTTTACAACTTGTTTGAACCACAGTCTGGGTATGTTTCAACTCATATactaaatgtatttattcaaaaaTGTTTGGATTGTTATGCAGTCTATTGTCCAAAATCCACTTTAAGGCTACATATAGATAGTAATTGCTGCAGTCTTTATGTGATTTCAGAATGACATTTGTGAAGAGTGGCTTTTAGGTTACCTAAGGACACTTTGGTATGTTGCACATTAAATGTACCAAAAGTAAAAAATGAAACGGTGTATCATTCAGTTACTTAATAATTGGGGAATAGTTCCTTGGTTGTggagtttttcctctctccctaCATTCTTGTATCGCTCCACTCACAGTTAAGCCAAACAAATTTGCGTTTGCCCGGAGTCGTTCGGGGACAAACAAAAAGGCCATATTGACACTTTTGTTGGGTCAGTTTACTTTAggaaaatgtttgatttcacaAACGGTGGAGACGTCCTCCAGAGTTAGACTTGGTAGTATTAAATATCCTTTGTATAGTGCTGTCTTTACGCAGCAGTTTTACAGTCAAGAAATTTATTCCCCAAAGATCAGCTGCAGAAGATCGCTCCGACAGACGGCTGAAGCCTCATATtatctttagttgaactttagACTGAGAGCTCAACAGTGGATTTTTGTCCTGGATCATTTTTACTGAAAGTAATTTTAGGAAGTTCTCACTTATTGGCAAATACACACAGTAAGAATGCTCATTCTGTATATTTGCACGCAGGCTGGTATTTTTAACTGGAAATGAGGAACCGGTTGCATTGTCACTGAGgactgtggtttgtttttgtttcagtgagcGATCTGACGTCCAACTTCCCCGAGCCTCTGGACCCAGCAGAGCCGTATGTAGCCAAACCCCCCAGTGGCACAAAAGAATGGCAAAATGAACTTCTGAATGTGTGATGTACACCTTATTACATGTGATGTTGTATCTCTCAAAACTGATATGAAACACAAAATGCATATCAGGAGCTCATCGAGAATATTCTTATTTTAACCATATCTTATTTTAACCTTTATCAAACTGATTATATCTGTATTCAACAGGTGGATGACCAGAATTCAACCTTGTCCTTGTTTTCTAAGGTATGCACtcacttctttatttttcatatttatcatgtactttatttctattaaagCATTACTTGACGTCTATTTGAAACCTAATATTTATGCATGTACTTGCAGATGACTAACCTGGCTGATGTGGATGTGCCAGAGGAGGATAAACTGAAAGTCATGATGAGTCAGTCTGTCTGCGACTCCATGAAGTGAGTCAAGTCTGTCACACCTTTCTGACCCTTTGGATACTTTGCCTGTTTTCTCTTGTCATCTTCTTTTCTCTGATTCCTTTGCtctttctccagtttgaccAAGAAGCCCGGCAACCTTCCTGAGAGCTACACTTGTTATCGCTGCGGACTTTCTGGACACCACATCAGGAACTGTCCAACAATCGGGGTGAATATCCATGATGTCTCTGATTCAGACGATCTTCTAACACTGTTCAATTTTCTGGGGAACTTTGAAATAAATCCCAAATTCTTTTTGGAGTCTGAACAACAAAGGATTGTTTTCATGTCTGCCAGATTTCAGGATTAGTCCCACATTAATCtagtttgaaaacactttttttttctttctattttaattCATAAATCTTAAGCCCATGAGACTGTCATCCAGAATAGTTTGTCACTCTTCAGGTTTGTCAAACTGGTTTTCATGAATCGCCCCTTCAGTTGTTCTGATTTTAAAACTGAATGTACTCTCTAACATagattaattatttttgttGATGTGCAAAGATATTTGAGTTAAATACtaaaattttacatttatgATTTAAAGGGTTGTTAATGAATATTGCATGcatgcatttgtttttcaattcagACTGTGGAACAATGTTTTGCTGAATTACTGCTGCTCATGACTCCTGTGTGATTGATTCGTTGCACCTAACAAAAAACATCCTTAATTCTGATTTAAAGATGTGCAgtctacacaaacacaaataggTAGCTACTTCTACAAAGACACTGTTTATGGCTGAAAAGTCTTTGAGTGTGAGTGCCACTTTTGAACCAGAACCTCATTAACTGTCAACCAGTCACGGTGTTAactatggatgtgtgtgtgtgtgtctgccagcAAAATCCCAGTGCTGAGACTCCAGTGAAGATAAAGAAGAGCACGGGCATCCCTCGGTCCTTTATGGTTGAGGTGGACGACCCCGGCATGAAGGGAGCCATGCTCACCAGCTGTGGGCGCTATGCCATTCCCGTCATAGACGCGTGAGTGTGGACAAAAAACTTCATGCTTTTGTttcggttttgttttttcatggaATTTGGAAATAAagacttgttttctttcttgcttAAGAGATCTTTGTCAAAAATGTGTACCTTAAATCTATTAATCCTCATGAGAGATTCCATCCTCGTAATCTTTGGCGTATTTGTAGATGCTTTCATGAAAAGCGCGTTATCAGTGATTGAGTGACTAAAAGTTCatccatttatttaaaattgttGTCTGCCTGCAGTGAGGCGTATGCTATTGGTAAAAAGGAAAAGCCTCTATTTTCTGTGCAAGAGTCCGAAAGCGAAGAGGACCCAATACCGGACGAGCTCCTCTGTCTGATCTGCCGTGACCTGCTGTGTGACTCCGTGGTCATCCCCTGCTGTGGAAACAGCTACTGCGACGACTGTTAGTATCTCGCACGAGCACGAATTGATCAAATCAGGCATGCCATCACATTCTGCGATCATCATGCCGACTCGGCATTTGGCAAATACTCTTGCAGTCTTTACATGTCAACACTTGTTCTGCCTCCCGCAGGTATTCGCACTGCTTTGCTGGACTCAGAAGATCATGTCTGCCCCACATGCGGCCAGTCAGATGTCTCCCCTGACACGCTGATAGCCAATAAATTTCTCAGACAGGTGAATACAGGACGACAGAAGTGTATGATGATATCAGTGCTCAAGatgaataaacacatttgtttaaTCCAAAAAggggtttgtctttttttttcctgttatgtGTATACCAGTACCTTggaacttatttatttatttatttatttatttttatttctgtttctccaGAAATTAATTTCTCATCTGTTTCTGTCAATACAGGCTGTTAACACTTTTAAGAAAGAGCGAGGCTACGCCAGCAGAAAGCAACCAGCAACGTCCCAATCCCAGAATTTAAATCCAACACCAAAGCCTGTCCCCACCCTGCCTCCGCTCAGCAGACACGGCCGGCAGCAGAGGCCTCAGCGTTCACACCTCAGACAGCAGGTGAACTTCATAATAATGTGTTTCATctgggaggaggaaaaacacgtCAGACTCTCTGTGATTGAGGAACAAACGCAATAATTACCTTTTCGTTTTTTCTCAGTGACAGCATTTCTGTTAAAATCAGTCTTCTGTCTTTGTACTTagcatttctttttgtgtgtgtgtgtgtttcctttgtAGGAGTCCCTCCGGGTTCATCCTGAAGCGGCCAAGACGCCGCCATtatctcaggtgtgtgtggatCCTCCCACAGCAACATGTCCCGTCTCTGCCCACGGCACAGCCAGCCTCTCCGCACAGTCCGTGCACGACAGCCAAGAGATCGCAGTCAAGTATGTCAACACACGAagacacaaatttcacaaattcacacattgtgtttgtgttgtataAAAATGTCTTTGTCCAAGTTTGGGCTCAAATTTCtcccatgttttgttttttatgctgcTATTTGATTGTATTTGTAGTTCTCTCTCTGTATGGATTAACTAAACTGAATAACAATTTCTTGTTTGTCCGACAGAGATTTAATGTATCATCCTGTGTTTACACACTTCTGTTTGTCTATATTTGGCCTGTTAAATGAACTAATGCCTCGTAGTTTTCCTGAGCTGCAGCCAAACACTCCGCCTACTCCAAACAGAGGGCAGTGGTGAAACACCTCAAGctgctctggctgctgcacaaTAGCTGAAGAACAATTCCTACATGTGGCATACTGTCAACAAGACGTCACATGTTCTCATCTTTGGTTTTGCTCGGAGCTGAGAGTGGCGTCtatttgagtgtctgttttGAGTAAGTTGAAGCAGTTTTATTGACACTAGGTACTGTGTTCTCAGGGAGGACTCCCCGTCTTCACACGATTCCAGCAAAGATCAGATCACTTCTCCATCCCAGCTGACACCGCCGGAGAGCAAGGTTAACTCCAGTTCAGTGGCAGAGCGACCGCAGGCCGTCAGCATGGACCAAGAAATGCCCTCCAGTGAGTGTGTAACACATTATGTCCTTCTTCGTTCCACATATTTGATAGTCTACTTCATTATTGTACTTAACTATTCGGTGCATTGATCAATATGTAACAGCAGcaacatgactgacaaaacCAAAGGCctgaaacttcttttttttttctttaactccaCAGGTTCCTCAGGACACTCTAAGCCATCAACCAGTCTGGATAAGTCAGTAAACAGTTTGACTGAAGTTACTGGTTAATATTCAGTTTAAAAGTCTGAATAAACTCTGtctttcctgcagctcctcttcctccgctgGTTGTACCACTGGCAACTGGAATGAAcccatcaagcagcagcagcagcagcagcagcctacTCCTCCGTCTCCCTTTCCCCTTTCCGTTTTTCACACAAACCTACCCCCTCCTGGATACCCTGCTGCCACACCCATCTGGACGCCCACAGTCCCCCAGggctcctccatcacctccctcTGCTCCAGCGCCCCCGCCGTGCACAAGGAGTGGTACGGGAATCAGATAAAGGAAAGGTAGAAAATGTCATTGCTCTGCCTACAACCTGATTAGGAgcaataaaaacattatttgGCAAAGTCTGAGCTGTTCCAGTGTTTGTCACTTCTTGTGTTTGAGCATCCTCAGCAACcacatgtttctttttctgaataaaCTGAAAGTAACATCTAtctttctcctttgtttttttttttctttgacgtGCAGGCCATCTCACAGAACATCCAGGAACAGATGCTCATCCTCCCATTCCAAGTCCAAGTCTTCTCAGTCCTTCTCTCACTCTTCCAGTCGTTCTGAATCTCGCTCTCGCTCCAGATCTAAAGACAGATCGAGGTATTTTGTCAGATAAAACTTATGGtgtctttgtattttctttgtttgtctgtttgcagaGCTATAAATGTAGCTTTTTATTGGTAGATCTGCTTTGATTCACCATGTTTAATGGCTTCGTTTCAGTATGGTAAAACCTTTTAAACAGTAATATATGAATGTGTTGTATAGATATAGATGTTACTCTGTGGCTTTTCTTCAGACTGCCACACTCCAAAGAGGTGAAAAGACTAAAATCAGATAGAAATATCTCTGATTTCCAACAgaatgttttttattctttataaaATAGAGGGGAAGGTCAGTTATTTCAACAGCTATACTGTAGCAGTttgctttttatctttttgcaaaataacattttatttcaacgTAGCACGAAGATGAAAACGAGGATCATGTATCTCTGGTGTGTTGGAATTCACACATACATACAActgattatatatatattttttcctgtcttttcagGCATCGCTGTTCCAACTCCCGTCGCAGGGACCACTACTCTCGCTCATCCTGTTCCTACACCTTTGGTTACAAGCGCTCACATTCACCGAcgccttcctcctcatcttctccTCGATCGGGCTACCAGTCCAAGTCACGTAGAGACCACCGGAGAAGCCGCCATGACAGCAAAAGCTCATCGtcgagcagcaggaggcgagCAGATCGCTCCAGAAGGGACCCGGCAGGCACACACTTGAGGGCTGAGCAaaagaaacagagcagcagcttggAGCTGGACCGGGAGCGCTACATGCAGTGGAAGAAGGAGTACACAGAGTGGTGCGAGAAATATCTCAGCAGCTATGTCAGCCATTTCCACCAGCTCCCTTTTGCTCCCTTACtcggtcctcctcctgcttgtcCTCAGTGGGAGGAAAAAGACGAGACAAATCGCTCACAAGCCTCTTCTTCTCACCACCAAACACAAGAAAGACACGCCACCAGGAGGGACGGCCagtcctcttcatcagactcgTCTAgttgcagcagctcctctccatCTCATTCTTCAAGTGAGAATCACTCAACACCGTTTCAGTCACCCAGTCGgtcatctctctctcacaaGAACAGTTCCTGCCGTTCACCTCCGTCTCAGTCGTCCAATGACGGCCTCTCCGCACAGTCTGAAGACAGAAATCAAACGGGGACTCATGAGAGCAGTACTGCTAATAACAGCGGCCTGCCAGTTACGCATATGAAGCGAACTGAAGGTGTGGACGACCGGCCGCCAACACAGAAAAGTGTGGAGGAATCTGATCTCCTGAATCACGAGCAAAAGGAGACGAAAACGCAGGAGGTAGAAAGACGGGAGAGGTCAtcatctcctgctgctgctgcagactccaAAGCTGAAAGCCAAGACAACAAAAGCCTAAAGACAGAAATACCAATCAGTGGGAGTGAAGTATCAAATACCAGAGATGCTTTAGAATCAAGCCTACAACTCCCGACACCAGGTAAAAGTCGAGACAAGAATCATGAGAGAAAAgcgaaaaaagagaaaaatctggAAAAGGAGAAGGTAGCGAGGACAGACAAAGATTCACAGTCTGGGCGAGTTGAGGATGGACAACACAGTGTAAAGCCCAGTGAAGAGGCTGACTTGGTGGCCACagataaaaaagaaagctcTGAAAGCAGAAGAGGACATGACACTAGATCAGCAAGGAACAGAAGGTGTACAGACCGAGAAAGaaatgacagagagaggagTCCTGCTGTGAAGCATCAAAGCAGCAAATGCCACAAAACTGAAACCTCACAAGATCCCGAGAGCCGCAGGAGTGAATCTCCAAAGCCACTCgagagaaagaagcagaaaaaagagaGCACACTGCTTTGGACAAAGGAGGACATCTGGGAGAAAGGGATTAAGgtaaaaccacagaagaagataaacatcaacatcaaccttgatgtgaaaagaaaagatgaaagtaTCGATCAACAGGACCTGTCTAATTTAGAAAGCATTAAGGAGAAAACACGAGAAAACACAGAGCATGTTCTTATTGAAGAGGAGACGTTTAACCAAGCTCAGAGCGAAATGGaagcaaatggaaaaacagagaccggcagagaggagaagacTGAAGAAGCAACAAAGCCAGAAGAAGCTATATGGGACCAAACCTTTTTCACGAACGCCAGCATTGAAATGTTGAATCAACCAATGTTTGGGGATGAAAATGAAGACTTGAGCTTGTGGCATTGTGCACTTAAGAGTGCAGAGGAGATGGACGACATCACAGAAGCAGAGACGGTGAGCATCAGCCATCAAGATCAAGTGATGGAAGAACTGATCTCAAGTTtgcagacagaagaagaaaaccctTTCAAGAAGAATGGAGGTGAAACGACGATggaggaaacaaatgcatggggGGAAGACTCAAACGCACCGACCCCACAGACGAGCAAAAATGAGATTCAGCATGAGCCACTGACCACAGCAGACAGCCAGTAAGTCTCTTGTTGCTGTGATCTAGAACCTGTAATTCTGAAAAAATAATCCCTCTCTTTGGAGGTCAAGAGATCATAGCTGATAACAGCATTTCCTCGTTTCTTCAGAACGGAGAGGTGAAACGATCAGAGTAGATGATGATGTTAAACTCTGAGATAGATGTTGCTCAGTGCAtgagacattatgtttattttcatacaTAGGCCTATTTAAACCAAACCATTGTAGGACTGTCTGACACAATGGTTTATGTCAGTGTTTGCTAACAGGATGGaacaaaattaaacagaaaTCCAGTGAGAATAAAGATATTCAATGGCTGCAGATGTCAAAAaaggaatgattttttttaaatagagtGTATGTTATAAACTTTATGTTTTCAAATAGATTCATGGTGGGATTATCAGTATATTTGAAATTAAGTATTAATGACATTATTTCTCAAAAAGAAGTTTGTAAAAGTGTGCTTTGAGGAGCTTTTTGAAGGAAGATAGATCCTTCCAGCCTTATCTCCACAGGCAGGCTGTTCCAACGCTGAGGGGCCCTGGTGGCAACTGCATGGTTACCCTGAGTTGACCTCCTGGCCCTGTCTGAGAGTCACAGGCTGTGCACTGCAACATCTCACTAATGAGGCCGAGAGCTACACCAAGACATAAAGTTagaagtaaaataaaattttgaaaatacatGTGAAATGAACAGGAAGCAGTGCAAAGATAATAAGGACTGCTGCGATGATGTCTGTTAAAAGCTGCAAAGTTTGTGGAAGTGGAAAAAGTTTGGAATAATCCTTTAACAGCATtaatgttttcaatgttttcagaAGTTGTTTTGGTAGTTTTAAGGCAATACCTTGTTATTCCTGTATTTTGCATGTTGAATAGCTTCTTTGTTTTGAACACACAGTGTGAACCCTGCAGTGGACAGATGTGGGGCTGAAGAGAGTCAGGAAAGGAGAAGTCTGCCGGAAAAGTCACAGGGCCGTGCTGCCGATGGCCAGAACGAGCAGGTTCTTATGCAGGTATGTCTGTCAGAGCAGCTCATGCAAAAACGTTTATGTTTCAGTGCGATATCAATGTTATTATGTCACATGAAATCAGAAATGGTCCTGTGTCATTTATCTGATCATTCTCAGGTGTTTCGTTCCAAAAGGGagagggaagaagaggaagagcaggatgaAGGAGAGGTTGGAGTTCACACCGACACTCCTCCTGTGGCTCTGAGCCAGCCGGCACTGACGGTGAACATCAGGCCAACGGAGACAGGCGATGGCCAACAGGAGCAGAGGTCAGCCGAGATGGgaagagaccaggacagagtgATGGCGATGGGCAAAGATCAGGAGGCCCAAAGACACTGCAATCTGTCTGCATCAAAACGGGATGtgtctccctctagtggcaAAGACCAAACAAGCAGCCCGTTGTATTCACACAGAGACCACaaccaggacagagagaggaggactgaagaggagaggaagacatcAAAGGAACacaaaagggagaaagaaaaagtcagGAACAGGGATAGAGAGGTGGAGCGCAGCAGTTCATCTTCagcacaaaagagaaaacactcttCATCTCACTCCTCTACGTCACATAACCGAGAGCGAGGGGCCAGCCACCGGAGCTCCTCCAGTATCGCAAgcagacacagcagcacagGGAGAAGATCTGCCGACCTCCCTGATCACAACCCAAAGAAATCCCTCAGAGACACCTCGCCAGCCTGGAAAAGCAGTCACCAAGATCCATCAAGGACCTACAGACACCAGCCCAGATCAGCAGGGACTCAccactcctctcctcccgtcTCCCACAGACACAGCAAAGACAGAGACCTGCTCCCGCTTGAATCCTCCGCAGAGTCCGCGGACCGGGGATGGATGCAGAGCAAAAATCgaaatgaaagcaaaactgagaaaaaggagagagaacCAAACAAAGTGGATAAAACAAAGATAGACGGCAAATCGAGGCGAGATCATCGAGACATTTCTGAGCCAGAAAGAGTCAGGAAGCGTGAGGAGGACGTCTTTTATCAACGGGATGGAACAACCAAAGTTGGCAAAAGATGAGAGCTGGAGCGCAAAAGCAGCGGCTCATCATGAACCTTTGAGGTCAggatacacaaaaaaaaagatgacataACATGCTGGACTTGAAAAAGAGACCTAAAGAAGAGTTGTT includes these proteins:
- the LOC115387327 gene encoding E3 ubiquitin-protein ligase RBBP6-like is translated as MAHVHYKFSSKLSYDTLVFDGPHTTLSELKREIMCKEKLRAGNCDLHITNAQTKEEYTVDDDVIPKGSSVIVRRIPTIGARPSSKSKANNIERSDVQLPRASGPSRAVDDQNSTLSLFSKMTNLADVDVPEEDKLKVMMSQSVCDSMNLTKKPGNLPESYTCYRCGLSGHHIRNCPTIGQNPSAETPVKIKKSTGIPRSFMVEVDDPGMKGAMLTSCGRYAIPVIDAEAYAIGKKEKPLFSVQESESEEDPIPDELLCLICRDLLCDSVVIPCCGNSYCDDCIRTALLDSEDHVCPTCGQSDVSPDTLIANKFLRQAVNTFKKERGYASRKQPATSQSQNLNPTPKPVPTLPPLSRHGRQQRPQRSHLRQQESLRVHPEAAKTPPLSQVCVDPPTATCPVSAHGTASLSAQSVHDSQEIAVKEDSPSSHDSSKDQITSPSQLTPPESKVNSSSVAERPQAVSMDQEMPSSSSGHSKPSTSLDNSSSSAGCTTGNWNEPIKQQQQQQQPTPPSPFPLSVFHTNLPPPGYPAATPIWTPTVPQGSSITSLCSSAPAVHKEWYGNQIKERPSHRTSRNRCSSSHSKSKSSQSFSHSSSRSESRSRSRSKDRSRHRCSNSRRRDHYSRSSCSYTFGYKRSHSPTPSSSSSPRSGYQSKSRRDHRRSRHDSKSSSSSSRRRADRSRRDPAGTHLRAEQKKQSSSLELDRERYMQWKKEYTEWCEKYLSSYVSHFHQLPFAPLLGPPPACPQWEEKDETNRSQASSSHHQTQERHATRRDGQSSSSDSSSCSSSSPSHSSSENHSTPFQSPSRSSLSHKNSSCRSPPSQSSNDGLSAQSEDRNQTGTHESSTANNSGLPVTHMKRTEGVDDRPPTQKSVEESDLLNHEQKETKTQEVERRERSSSPAAAADSKAESQDNKSLKTEIPISGSEVSNTRDALESSLQLPTPGKSRDKNHERKAKKEKNLEKEKVARTDKDSQSGRVEDGQHSVKPSEEADLVATDKKESSESRRGHDTRSARNRRCTDRERNDRERSPAVKHQSSKCHKTETSQDPESRRSESPKPLERKKQKKESTLLWTKEDIWEKGIKVKPQKKINININLDVKRKDESIDQQDLSNLESIKEKTRENTEHVLIEEETFNQAQSEMEANGKTETGREEKTEEATKPEEAIWDQTFFTNASIEMLNQPMFGDENEDLSLWHCALKSAEEMDDITEAETVSISHQDQVMEELISSLQTEEENPFKKNGGETTMEETNAWGEDSNAPTPQTSKNEIQHEPLTTADSHVNPAVDRCGAEESQERRSLPEKSQGRAADGQNEQVLMQVFRSKREREEEEEQDEGEVGVHTDTPPVALSQPALTVNIRPTETGDGQQEQRSAEMGRDQDRVMAMGKDQEAQRHCNLSASKRDVSPSSGKDQTSSPLYSHRDHNQDRERRTEEERKTSKEHKREKEKVRNRDREVERSSSSSAQKRKHSSSHSSTSHNRERGASHRSSSSIASRHSSTGRRSADLPDHNPKKSLRDTSPAWKSSHQDPSRTYRHQPRSAGTHHSSPPVSHRHSKDRDLLPLESSAESADRGWMQSKNRNESKTEKKEREPNKVDKTKIDGKSRRDHRDISEPERVRKREEDVFYQRDGTTKVGKR